In the genome of Syntrophales bacterium, the window TGGCCGGTCTCGTGGTCCTGGTCAGTGTCGCTGTACGGACAGGCGGCCCCAGGCACATCGTTTCTTTCGCGATTTTTGGTACCGGCATGATCCTCCTGTATACGGCGAGCACCCTCTATCATTGGCTTCCCGTACCGGATCGGGTGCGCTTCCGGCTTCGCAAGGCGGACCACATGATGATTTTTGTTCTCATTGCCGCAACCTACACGCCGGTATGTCTCATCGCTCTCCGCGGCGTCTGGGGCTGGGGTCTCTTTGGTGCCGTCTGGTTTGCTGCCGTCTTGGGAATCACGCTCAAAATCTGCTGGAAATCTCAGCCCCGCTGGGTGTCGACGACAGGGTATGTCGTCATGGGGTGGATGGCCCTCGCGGGCATATGGCCTCTGGTCCAGGCCCTTGAAAGAGGCGCGCTGCTGCTGCTTTTCGGGGGCGGGCTCTTCTATTCGCTGGGAGCCCTCATCTATGCCCTGAAATATCCCGATCCC includes:
- a CDS encoding hemolysin III family protein; this encodes MAVLYSRIKDPVSGLTHFIGALLAVAGLVVLVSVAVRTGGPRHIVSFAIFGTGMILLYTASTLYHWLPVPDRVRFRLRKADHMMIFVLIAATYTPVCLIALRGVWGWGLFGAVWFAAVLGITLKICWKSQPRWVSTTGYVVMGWMALAGIWPLVQALERGALLLLFGGGLFYSLGALIYALKYPDPWPARLGYHEIFHVLVMLGTFSHFWMMYRYIAVLS